A single region of the Variovorax paradoxus genome encodes:
- a CDS encoding amino acid ABC transporter ATP-binding protein has translation MIEIKNVSKWYGPVQVLNDCSVSISKGDVVVVCGPSGSGKSTLIKTVNALEPFQKGEITVNGIPLHDPKTNLPKLRSKVGMVFQHFELFPHLSVTENLTIAQIKVLGRSPDEAKTRGLKMLDRVGLMAHKDKFPGQLSGGQQQRVAIARALSMDPIVMLFDEPTSALDPEMVGEVLDVMVSLARDGMTMMVVTHEMAFARKVASRVIFIDVGGKILEDCPKDEFFSHPENRQPRTKDFLNKILQH, from the coding sequence ATGATTGAAATCAAGAACGTCTCCAAGTGGTATGGCCCGGTGCAGGTGCTCAACGATTGTTCGGTGAGCATCTCCAAGGGCGACGTGGTGGTGGTGTGCGGGCCCTCGGGCTCGGGCAAGTCCACCCTCATCAAGACCGTGAACGCGCTCGAGCCCTTCCAGAAGGGCGAGATCACCGTCAACGGCATTCCGCTGCACGACCCCAAGACCAACCTGCCCAAGCTGCGCTCCAAGGTCGGCATGGTGTTTCAGCACTTCGAGCTGTTTCCGCACCTGTCGGTCACCGAGAACCTCACGATCGCCCAGATCAAGGTGCTCGGCCGCAGCCCCGACGAAGCCAAGACCCGCGGCCTGAAGATGCTCGACCGCGTGGGCCTGATGGCGCACAAGGACAAGTTCCCGGGCCAGCTCTCGGGCGGCCAGCAGCAGCGCGTGGCCATTGCCCGTGCGCTCAGCATGGACCCGATCGTGATGCTGTTCGACGAACCCACTTCGGCGCTCGACCCCGAAATGGTCGGCGAAGTGCTCGACGTGATGGTGAGCCTGGCCAGGGACGGCATGACCATGATGGTGGTGACGCACGAAATGGCCTTTGCCCGCAAGGTGGCCAGCCGCGTGATCTTCATCGACGTGGGCGGCAAGATCCTGGAAGACTGCCCGAAGGACGAATTCTTCAGCCACCCGGAAAACCGCCAGCCGCGCACGAAGGATTTTCTCAACAAAATTCTGCAGCACTGA
- a CDS encoding nucleoside hydrolase, with translation MHTLIIDTDPGADDVIALLFAMAAPEALKLQALTTVAGNVPLAKTSRNARLACEWAGRTDVPVYAGAERPLQRTPIHAANIHGREGITGVEVHEPATPLAEGHAVDYLIRTLREAPEKSVTLAMLGPQTNLALALGQAPDIVRGLRELVLMAGAHFNGGNITPTAEFNVFADPHAAEAVLKSGVPTTMLPLDVTHKILTSEERIARLRGIGNRAGAIVADILDAYAPQEMRHYEMPGGPVHDATVIAYLLQPSLFKGRLVNVEVDSREGMGFGQTAADWYGSLNRPANANWIVDGDAQGFFDLLTEHIARLP, from the coding sequence ATGCACACCCTGATCATCGACACGGACCCCGGCGCGGACGATGTGATCGCGCTGCTGTTTGCCATGGCGGCGCCTGAAGCACTGAAGCTCCAGGCGCTGACCACGGTGGCCGGCAATGTTCCGCTGGCCAAGACCTCGCGCAACGCGCGCCTTGCCTGCGAATGGGCCGGCCGGACAGACGTTCCGGTGTACGCCGGCGCGGAGCGCCCACTGCAGCGCACGCCAATTCACGCGGCCAACATCCACGGCCGCGAAGGCATCACCGGCGTCGAGGTTCACGAGCCGGCCACGCCGCTGGCCGAAGGGCATGCGGTCGATTACCTCATTCGCACACTGCGCGAGGCGCCCGAGAAAAGCGTGACGCTCGCCATGCTCGGCCCGCAAACCAACCTTGCGCTGGCGCTTGGGCAAGCCCCGGACATCGTGCGCGGCTTGCGCGAGCTGGTGCTCATGGCCGGCGCGCACTTCAACGGCGGCAACATCACGCCGACCGCCGAGTTCAATGTGTTCGCCGATCCTCATGCGGCCGAGGCCGTGCTGAAAAGCGGCGTGCCGACGACGATGCTGCCGCTGGACGTGACGCACAAGATTCTCACGAGCGAGGAGCGCATCGCGCGGCTGCGTGGCATCGGCAACCGGGCCGGCGCCATCGTCGCCGACATCCTGGATGCCTACGCGCCGCAGGAAATGCGGCACTACGAAATGCCCGGCGGGCCGGTGCACGACGCCACCGTGATCGCCTACCTGCTGCAGCCCTCGCTCTTCAAGGGCAGGCTGGTCAACGTCGAAGTCGACAGCCGCGAGGGCATGGGCTTCGGCCAGACGGCAGCTGACTGGTACGGCAGCCTGAACCGCCCCGCCAATGCGAACTGGATTGTCGATGGCGATGCGCAGGGCTTTTTCGACCTGCTGACCGAACACATCGCACGGCTGCCCTGA
- a CDS encoding DctP family TRAP transporter solute-binding subunit, translating to MKFRRTLLGLAAVATALGMFSTGAMAQAAYKPEYKMSLVLGPPTPWGQAGKIWADLVKERTQGRINIKLYPGVSLIQGDQTREFSALRQGVIDMAVGSTINWSPQVKQLNLFSMPFLMPDYAAIDALTQGEVGKDMFKTLDKAGVVPLAWGENGYREITNSKKPIKSPEDLKGMKIRVVGSPIYSDMFTALGANPTQMSWADAQPALASGAVDGQENPLFLFTVLKMQNVGQKFVTTWGYVADPLVFVVNKEIWASWTPADQAIVRQAAIDAGQQEIAIARKGLVEADKPVLKDIAAMGVTVTQLTPAEREAFVKATRPVYEKWKGTVGADLVAKAEKAIAARKK from the coding sequence GCACCCTCTTGGGCCTTGCCGCCGTAGCCACCGCCCTGGGCATGTTCTCGACCGGCGCCATGGCGCAGGCCGCCTACAAGCCCGAATACAAGATGTCCCTCGTGCTCGGCCCGCCCACGCCGTGGGGCCAGGCCGGAAAAATCTGGGCCGACCTCGTGAAGGAGCGTACCCAAGGCCGCATCAACATCAAGCTCTACCCCGGCGTCTCGCTCATCCAGGGCGACCAGACCCGCGAGTTCAGCGCGCTGCGCCAGGGCGTCATCGACATGGCCGTCGGCTCGACCATCAACTGGTCGCCGCAAGTCAAGCAGCTCAACCTCTTTTCCATGCCCTTCCTGATGCCCGACTACGCGGCCATCGATGCGCTCACCCAGGGCGAGGTCGGCAAGGACATGTTCAAGACCCTCGACAAGGCCGGCGTCGTGCCCCTTGCCTGGGGCGAGAACGGCTACCGCGAAATCACCAATTCCAAGAAGCCGATCAAGTCGCCTGAAGACTTGAAGGGCATGAAGATCCGCGTCGTCGGCTCGCCGATTTATTCCGACATGTTCACCGCGCTGGGCGCCAACCCCACGCAGATGAGCTGGGCCGACGCCCAGCCCGCACTCGCGAGCGGCGCGGTCGACGGGCAGGAGAACCCTCTCTTCCTGTTCACCGTGCTCAAGATGCAGAACGTGGGCCAGAAATTCGTCACCACCTGGGGCTACGTGGCCGATCCGCTGGTGTTCGTGGTCAACAAGGAGATCTGGGCTTCGTGGACGCCGGCTGACCAGGCCATCGTGCGCCAGGCCGCCATCGATGCCGGCCAGCAGGAGATTGCCATTGCGCGCAAGGGCCTGGTGGAGGCCGACAAGCCCGTGCTGAAGGACATTGCCGCCATGGGCGTGACCGTGACCCAGCTCACGCCCGCCGAGCGCGAAGCCTTTGTGAAGGCCACGCGGCCCGTGTACGAAAAGTGGAAGGGCACCGTGGGTGCCGACCTCGTGGCGAAGGCCGAAAAGGCCATCGCAGCACGCAAGAAGTAA